In Rutidosis leptorrhynchoides isolate AG116_Rl617_1_P2 chromosome 2, CSIRO_AGI_Rlap_v1, whole genome shotgun sequence, one genomic interval encodes:
- the LOC139890818 gene encoding protein DMP3-like, producing the protein MSLRARPVTNRSSYSDDEEDHNDAPETPKPTPPPPTLSQWAISQTLASTAQLANLLPTGTLLVLQTVTPIFTNHGQCDTVTRPLTAILLIFITAACFLACFTDSFKSSDGQVFYGFATFKGMWVFDSQTAAASSSGLPDLRKYKLTTVDWIHAFVSAFVLWTLAMRDRSVVSCFYPKPSHEAQEVLDIVPLGLGLVCSLVFVIFPSKRHGIGYPVSY; encoded by the coding sequence ATGTCTCTTAGAGCTAGACCGGTAACAAACAGATCCTCCTACTCCGATGACGAGGAGGATCACAACGATGCACCCGAAACCCCTAAACCGACCCCACCACCACCCACTCTATCACAATGGGCTATATCACAAACACTAGCAAGTACAGCTCAATTAGCCAACCTTTTACCAACCGGCACCCTTTTAGTCCTTCAAACCGTAACACCAATATTCACAAATCACGGTCAATGTGACACCGTCACACGACCACTCACCGCTATCCTTCTCATCTTCATAACCGCGGCTTGTTTTTTAGCATGTTTTACTGACAGTTTCAAGTCATCGGATGGTCAAGTGTTTTATGGTTTTGCAACGTTTAAAGGCATGTGGGTGTTTGATTCTCAAACTGCAGCTGCTTCATCGTCCGGTTTACCGGATTTGAGAAAGTATAAGTTGACTACAGTTGATTGGATTCATGCGTTTGTGTCGGCTTTTGTGTTGTGGACTTTGGCTATGAGAGATAGGAGTGTGGTTAGTTGTTTTTATCCAAAACCAAGTCATGAAGCTCAAGAGGTTTTGGACATTGTTCCTTTAGGACTTGGTCTGGTTTGTAGTTTGGTGTTTGTGATTTTTCCTTCTAAAAGACATGGCATTGGCTACCCTGTAAGCTATTGA